CAGCCGTTAAAACTTACGCGCTCCAGATTGATGGAGAAGCAATTTGGATCGCTGTCGATCCCAAGGCTGAATCACCGGATCCACAGGACAAAGTTACTTCTGAGAGCAAAGAAACAACCGATCCGGTCTATGAGATTCTTGAACAAATCAACCTCGGCAAGACACTTGATGAAGTGTTCGAGAATATCTATGTTGGGCTTCAGGATGTTGTCCCACACAGTCGTTTGGGCATTGCACTGATTGACGAGTCATCAGGCAGGTTAGTGCAGGTTAAAACAAAATCTGACCACAAGATTGTTCTAGACAACGGCTTTTCGGCGCGGATTGCCGGATCAACGCTTGAAGGAGTTTTGGAATCAGGAGAGGCACGAATTATTGATGATTTTCGAGAAGTTCTCGAAAAACGACCCAGTATTTGGACCCGGCTTATGGTTGAAGAAGGCATGCGCTCAAACCTGACACTACCGCTGAAGGTGAGCGGGAAGCCGATTGGTGTCGTATTTTTTACCAGTGCAATTGTCCGAGCGTTTTCGGAGGCACACGTTGGGTTTCTCAAACAAATCGCTGGACAACTCTCCATCCTGATCGAGAAGGGGCGATGGGTCAGCGATCTTGCACAAAGCAACGCGAGATACCGTACCCTTTTTGAGATGTCCAACGATGCAATCTTTATTTGTCCCTCTCTCTCTCAGCCCTTTGTGACGGTCAATGAAAATCTGTGTGTGTGGCTGGGGTACACACATCAGGAACTCGCCAGTCTATCATTGCACAATCTGATGAGGAGCGAAGAATTTCAACGGATAGCTCAACTGTTGGAGAAACTTATCCCTCAAGGAACACCAATCACCTTTGAAACAGAACTCTCGAAAAGAGATGGGGGTATGCTACCGCTAGGGATGCGGGTGGTCGGCATTGAGCACGGCGGGGAACGGTTTATCCAAGGGTTCGCCCGTAATCTCTCAGAGGTAAAAGCACTCAACGAACAATTGAAAAGCCTTTACACATTTGAAAACCTTATCGGTAAAAATCGACAGATGCAGGAAATCTATGAACTTATTCAGGAAGTGGCACCGATGTCAACGACTGTGTTGATTCAGGGTGAGAGTGGCACCGGAAAAGAGTTAGTCGCCAAAGCGATTCACCATCAGAGTGAAAGGACGGACAAAGCGTTTGTGAGTGTCAACTGTGGGGCGTTGACAGAGAGTCTCCTCGAAAGTGAGTTGTTTGGCCACGTAAAAGGAGCATATACGGGCGCAACAACCACTCGACAGGGACGGTTTGAGATAGCGGACAAAGGGACGATTTTTCTGGACGAAATCGGAGACCTAAGCCCTGCCATGCAGGTAAAGCTGCTGAGAGTCTTGCAGGAGGGATCGTTTGAAAAGGTCGGGTCATCTCATACGCAGAAGGTAGACGTGCGAATCATCGCTGCGAGCAATCGCGATCTGAAAACCGCAATTCAATCAGCGAATTTTCGGGAAGATCTCTATTACCGGCTGAACATCGTGCCGATTCAGCTACCGCCGCTGCGGGAAAGACGGGATGATATTCCCCTTCTGATTGAGCACTTTATCCAAAAATTCAATCGACACACCCAGAAGTTTATTCAGGACGTTTCTCCTGAAACATTAGATATTCTGATGGAATACCCGTATCCCGGCAATGTGCGACAGTTAGAAAATATCATTGAGCATGCTTTCGTCAAGTGTCCAGGCGAGCGCATCGAAAAGAAACATCTACCCACAGAGCTAATCGCGCCTAAGGACGACATTGTAACGCTAGCGCTGATGGGCGAAAATCCCCTCGCCGCACTGGAGCGGGAATTGATTCAACGGGTTTTAGAACAGTGTGATGGCAAACCGAAGTTGGCTGCGAAACGTCTAGGCATTAGCCGTACCACCCTGTGGCGACGGCTCAAGGCGGAACGGTGATGTTAAGTTTTGGTTGCTAGGGCGTGTTGAGGTCTGCCGGTCGTGTCTATCCAAGCCTCTCGGAACGGGGTGTCGCTTGATTTATGAGCACCTCCCAGATAATAGGGAGTTAACCTTGAAAAACC
The window above is part of the Candidatus Poribacteria bacterium genome. Proteins encoded here:
- a CDS encoding sigma 54-interacting transcriptional regulator, with protein sequence MTRWMQVAQRSEIEPGKSKVVKLGDERVAVFNTNGKFYAINNTCPHQGGPLGEGVLDGESITCPWHEWKYNLKTGCPIITPAVKTYALQIDGEAIWIAVDPKAESPDPQDKVTSESKETTDPVYEILEQINLGKTLDEVFENIYVGLQDVVPHSRLGIALIDESSGRLVQVKTKSDHKIVLDNGFSARIAGSTLEGVLESGEARIIDDFREVLEKRPSIWTRLMVEEGMRSNLTLPLKVSGKPIGVVFFTSAIVRAFSEAHVGFLKQIAGQLSILIEKGRWVSDLAQSNARYRTLFEMSNDAIFICPSLSQPFVTVNENLCVWLGYTHQELASLSLHNLMRSEEFQRIAQLLEKLIPQGTPITFETELSKRDGGMLPLGMRVVGIEHGGERFIQGFARNLSEVKALNEQLKSLYTFENLIGKNRQMQEIYELIQEVAPMSTTVLIQGESGTGKELVAKAIHHQSERTDKAFVSVNCGALTESLLESELFGHVKGAYTGATTTRQGRFEIADKGTIFLDEIGDLSPAMQVKLLRVLQEGSFEKVGSSHTQKVDVRIIAASNRDLKTAIQSANFREDLYYRLNIVPIQLPPLRERRDDIPLLIEHFIQKFNRHTQKFIQDVSPETLDILMEYPYPGNVRQLENIIEHAFVKCPGERIEKKHLPTELIAPKDDIVTLALMGENPLAALERELIQRVLEQCDGKPKLAAKRLGISRTTLWRRLKAER